CAGAGCAGCACGCCGTAAAGCAGCGCCCAGCGGATGTTCGGCAGCGTCACGGTGAAGAACGCCCGCCAGCCCGAGGCCCCGAGGGTGAGCGCGGCCTCTTCCTCCGCCCGGCCCTGTTCCATCATCACCGGGATCAGCTCGCGCGCGACGAAGGGGAAGGTCACGAACATCGTGGCGAGCACGATGCCGGGGAAGGCGAAGACGATCTTCAGGTCGTTGGCGATCAGCCAGGCGCCGAGGGTCGAATTGGCCCCGAAGAGCAGGACGAGCGCGAGGCCCGCGACCACGGGGGAGACCGAGAAGGGCAGGTCGATGAGCGTGATCAGAAAGGCCTTGCCGCGGAAGTCGAACTTGGTGATCGCCCAGGCGGCGGCGACGCCGAAGATCGCGTTGAGCGGCACGGCGATGGCCGCGACGATCAGCGTGAGCCGGATCGCGGCGCCCGCGTCGGGCGAGGACAGCGCCGCCACCGAGGCCAGCCAGCCGTCCCGCAACGCCTCGGCGAAGACCGCCAGAAGCGGGGCGAACAGCAGGATCGCGATCAGCACCGTCACGATGCCGATGAGAAGGGCACGGGCGAGGCGCGGCTCCGTCGTGACGGAGGCCGTGCGCGAGAAGGGGGCGGCATCAGACATTCACGGATCTCCCGAAAGGCTCTTCGCCGTCTCGAAACCGGCACCTCCCCGACGCGCAGGCGGCGTCCGTCTGGCGGGTGAGGACGCGGAGCAGGACCGCGGCGGTGGCGAGGATGTTGAGCGCCAGCCAGCCCGTGAGGGCCCAGCCCGCCCCCAGCCCGGCGATCCAGGCCGTCACGGACAGCAGGAAGCTTCCCGCGCCGATGAGGATGACGAAGAGGGGCGTTCCGGCACCCGGCCGGATCCCGCCGCCATGGTTGCAGGCGTTGCAATAGTCGGTCGTTCTAGACATCTCCGATCCTCCGTCTGCTCCAGATTTGGATGATGTTGATGATCAGCAGCATCGCGAAGGAGATCAGCAGCATGGCCAGCCCGATCGCGGTGGCGGCGTCGTAATTGTATTCCTCGAGCCGGATCACGATCAGCAGCGGCGCGATCTCGGTCTGGTAGGGCAGGTTGCCCGCGATGAAGATCACCGATCCGTATTCCCCGACCGAGCGCGCGAGCGCGAGGGCGAAGCCCGTGAGCAGCGCGGGCGTCAGCATCGGCAGGACCACCCGGCGCAGCGTGTAGAAGCGCCGCGCGCCAAGGGTGGCGCTGACCTCCTCCACTTCCCGGTCGCATTCCTCGATCACCGGCTGGACGGTGCGCACGACGAAGGGCAGGCCGATGAAGATCAGCGCGAGCCAGATGCCGAGCTCGGTATAGGCGACCTGGATGCCGAGCGGCGCCAGCAGCTTGCCGAACACCCCGTTGGGCGCGTAGAGCGCCGAGAGCGAGATGCCCGCCACCGCCGTGGGCAGGGCGAAGGGCAGGTCGATGGCGGCGTCGATCAGCCGGCGCCCCCAGAAGCGGTAGCGCACCAGCACCCAGGCGAGCGCCAGCCCGAAGACCAGGTTGAACAGCGAGGCGATCAGGGCCGCGCGGAACGACAGCGCCAGCGCCGAAAGGATCCGGCGCGAGCTGACCATGGACCAGAGATCGGCGGGGCCGATGGCCAGTCCCCGGCCGAGCAGGGCGACGATCGGCAGGAGGACGACGATCGACAGGACCGTCATCATGATCCCGAAGCTCAGCCCAAACCCCGGCAGGGGAGAGGGCGAGCGGAGAAGACTCGCCCTCATGGCTCATTGCTCCTCGAAGATCTGGTCGAACACGCCGCCGTCGCCGAAGAAGGCCGGCTGTGCCTCTCCCCAGCCGCCGAAATCGTCGATGGAGACCAGCTCGACATCCGGGAACCGGGCGATGTCCTCTTCCGACGCGGCCGAGGTGTCCCAGGCACGATAGAAGTTCTTCAGGGCGAGCGCCTGTGCCTCGGGGCTGTAGAGATGTTCGAGATAGGCCTGCGCCACCTCGCGTTGCGCGTCCGAGGTGATGTTGCCGTCGACCAGCGCCACCGGCGGCTCCGCCAGCATGGAAACCGAGGGCACCACGATGTCGAAGGCATCCTCGCCCTGTTCGGCGAGCGCGAGGAAGGCCTCGTTCTCCCAGGCCAGGAGGACATCGCCGATGCCCCGCTGGGCGAAGGTGTTGGTCGAGCCGCGCGCCCCCGTGTCGAGCACCGGCACGTTCTGGAAGAGCGAGGTCATGTAGGCGCGCACCTGCTCCTCGTCACCGTCATATTCCGCCAGCGCCCAGGCCCAGGCCGCAAGGAAGTTCCAGCGCGCGCCGCCGGACGTCTTCGGGTTGGGGGTGATGACCTGCACGTCCTCGCGCACCAGGTCGTCCCAGTCCGCGATCTCCTTCGGATTGCCCTCGCGCACGAGGAACACGATCGTCGAGGTGTAGGGCGAGGAGTTGTGCGGCAGGCGCGATTGCCAGTCCGCGGGGATCTTGTCGGTATTCTCCGCGATGGCCGCGATATCGGCCGAAAGCGCGAGCGTCACCACCTGCGCCTCGAGCCCGTCGATCACCGACCGGGCCTGACCGCCGGAGCCGCCGTGCGACTGGCGCAGCGTCACCGGCTCATGGCCTTCGCTCGTCCACCACTCGTTGAAGAGCTCGTTGTATTCGCGGTAGAATTCCCGCGTCGGGTCGTAGGAGACGTTCAGGAGCTCGACCTGCGACTGCGCATGCGCGCCGGAGACGGAACTGGCGAGAAGGCCGATGGCGGAGACCGCCGAAAACAGCCCGGCCCGCCAGTGCCCGGCGGAAAGAACCGCCCGCAGCGCCGAATGCCGGCTGTCCGCGCGGGCCGCGTCCTGCCCGGCGGGGGTCTTGGCATTCACGTCATCCGCGATGTGACCGTCGTCGAACCTTCGGATGAGCCGGCCTTGGGCGGGCCCATGGGCGCCGGTGCTGAATTTGCGGGTCATCATGACTTCCTCTGCTGAACCTGATCTTTGTCGTCGTGCCAGGCTGGCGGGCGGCCCCCTTTCCCGCGGATCGCTCCCCGGAAGACTCGGACCGGCCGTCACCGCCTGACATCAAAATTACGACAGAGATAGTCGTGTATTGCAAAGGAAAAAGCGCGCCTTATTTCCGCGCGATAGGAGAAAATTATTCTCCGGCCGCGAATCCGGGAAGGGCAAACCGTTCCAGCGGGCGCGAATCCTCCATCAGATCCGCCAGCGTCAGCGATTCGATCATCAGGATATAGGCGGAATAAAACCCGCCGAAGACCGCCCGCACCCGGCAGGACACCTCGTCGGTGCAATCGTCGCATCTCTGGTAGGCCCGGCGCGACAGGCAGGGCAGGGGGGCCATCGGCCCGTCGATCAGCCGAAGGATCTCCGCCAGGGAGACGCGCCGCGGATCCTTGATCAGCTCATAGCCGCCCTTTCGGCCGCGCCGGCTGCCGATCAGCCCGGCCCGCTTGAGATCGAGGAGGATATGTTCGAGGAACCGCTTCGGCGCTCCCGAGCGCTCGGCGATTTCCTCGATCCTCAGGGCTGCGCCGTCCCCCGTCTTCTCGTCGGCCAGTACCATGAGCGACTTGAGGGCGTATTTTGTTTTTTGGGTGATCATGTGGTCCGGACAACAGAAAAAGGGCGACTAAGATGGTCGATTTTATCAGCAACGAAACAAAATGCGACCATAGTTTGCGTTTTGCAGGCGTTTCAGGGGCCGGACCGCGGCGGCAGGTCCGGTTTGCGATGATCAGCCATGTAATCAGTCCTTGCCCCGACGTCCAGTCCGGCGGGCGCAATGGACCGGAGCCCCGGCAAAGCCGTTTCGGAGACCGGCGATCTCATCTGGCCAGTCTTCGCCGCGGATCGGGCCGATCGTGGGGGGCATGGGCGTTCCTTTTTGGGGAAGAAAACGGCGCCGGTCTGGGGCATACAAGGAAAGCGTGCGTGCGTCCGTCCTGCGGACGGGCGTCTTTCACGTCTTGTGTCATAACGCGCCTCGGGCAGGATCGGGGCAAATCAGGGAGGCAGCCATGAAACTCTATCATTCTCCGGGAACCTGTTCGGAAGGCATCCTCGTCCTTCTCGAAGAGATCGGGGCCGATTACGACCTGGTGATCACGGATCTGAAACAGGCGGCGCATCGCGAGCCGGAGTATCTGCGCGTGAACCCGAAGGGCAAGGTGCCGGCGCTGTCGCTCGGGGACGGCTCCGTCCTCACCGAATTTCCGGTCATCGCCTTCTGGCTCGCCAGGCGCCATCCCGAGGCCGGGCTTCTGCCCGAGGGGCTGGAGGCGGAAATCCGGGTCATGGAGCTGACCGAATACATCGTCTCGACGCTTCACATGCGCGGATCGGTCTTTGCCATGAAGCCGCAGAAATTCACCGCGGATCCGGCGGCGAGGGAGGAGTTGCGCGCGCAGGGCCGCGCCGTGGTCGCCGCCGGCTACGAGCGGCTCACGGAGCAGCTCGGGGAGAAACCCTGTCTTTTCGGGAGCTTCTCGATTGCGGATGCGGCCGCCTTCTATCTGCTCTCGTGGAAGGAGGGGATCGGCGTGCCGGTGCCCCCCGCCCTCGCCGCCTATGAGGAGCGGCTTCGCGCAAGGGCGGCCTTCGGACGGGCAAGGGAGGCCTCCGACCGCGCCGCGGCGTGACCGGGTGAGGGGCCGGGCGGCCCCCTACCTCAGCGGCGCGCGGCGGCCTCGGGCGGGTGTCCGCCCGTGCCCGCCTCCTCCCGGAGGTCCGGGCCGGACGGCATGCGGGCGAAGCTCATGGAGATATGCCCGCGGCGCATATGGCCGACCGCGTCCAGGTCGCCCAGTTCGAGCGCCTTCAGGATCTCGCCGGCCTCGCCCGCGAAGATCTCGATTTCCTGCACCAGGTCGATCTGCGAGGCGCCGACCTGGTGCAGCCAGATGCGCGCGGTGCGGAAATAAAGCCGTGCGGCAATGAATTTCAGCGGCTCGTTGGCGGTCAGCTCGAGCAGGATCAGAAACAGGTCGCGGTCGAGCTCGGTGAAGGCGCGGGCGGAGGGCGCCGCCTTCAGCGCCTCTGCCCGCCGCGCGACCGCGCGGGCCCGCGCCAGCAGTTCCGGCGACGGCGGCAGGGGGTCGAGCGTGGTCTGGAGCACCGCAAGTTCCTTGCGGAGCCGGTAGACCTGCGCCATGTCGTCGAAGTCCAGATCGGTGACCATCGTGCCGACGCCATGGACGGAGGTGAGCAGCCCCTCGTCCTCGAGCCGCGCCAGGACCCGCCGCAGCGGCGTGCGGGAGATGCCGAATTCCGCAGCCAGCGCCGTCTCCGACAGTTTCATGCCCGGCGGATAGTCCAGCATGCAGATCCGCGCCCGGATCTCGTCATGGATCCGTTCGAAGCGGTCGCGCCCGCGTTCGGCCTGTGTGACCGGTTCGAAAAGGGCGGGGTTCCTCCCCAGGGTCGTGTCGAGCTCAGCCATGGCGCGCTCCCAGTCGTTTCAACATCCCGATCGCCTGTGCAAGCTGGTCGAGCGACACATATTCGTCGGGCTTGTGCGCCTGGTCAATGGAGCCCGGCCCGCAGATTGCCGCGGACATGCCGATCTGCTGGAACAGGCCGGCCTCGGTGCCGAAGGGAACGCGCCCGGCGCAGTCTGCGCCGGTGAGGCGGAACAGGAGGTCGCGGGCGGCGTTCTCCGCCCTCGGCACCAGCCCCGCCACCTCCCCGATCACCTCGGTGCGGATCCCGGCCTCGGCGGCGGCGCGGCGCATCTGCGGCAGCAGCTCGCTCCCGACGAATTCGGCAAGCGCGCCGTTCACGAAATCCGTGTCCTCCGGCACGACCGGCCGCATCTCCCAGTCGAGCCGCGCCTCGCCCGCGATCACGTTATGGGCGTGCCCGCCGTGCAGCGCGCCGATGTTGATCGTGGTATGGGGCGGATCGAAGCGGGAGCCGTCCGGCCGGCGCGCGATCAGCGCCTCGCGGAGCTCGAGCAGCCGCGCGACGTAGCGCGTGGCGTATTCGATGGCATTCACGCCGTGGCCGGGTGCGGAGCCGTGCCCGGCGCGGCCCGTGAAGGTGACCGAATATTCGCAACAGCCCTTGTGCCCGTCGATCACCCGCATCCCGGTCGGTTCGCCGATCAGGGCCATGGCCGGGCGCGTCCCGCGGTGGCGCAGGACTTCCACGAGGCGGCGCGCCCCGAGACAGCCCACCTCCTCGTCATGGGTGAAGGCAAAGTGGATCGGCCGGTCGCGCGCCGCGGCGGCGAGCGTGTCGAGCGAGGCGAGGCAGGCGGCGATGAAGCCCTTCATGTCGCAGGTGCCGCGCCCGTAGAGCCGCCCGTCCCGCTCCGTCAGCGTGAACGGATCGCTGCTCCAGTCCTGGTCCGCGACCGGCACCACGTCGGTATGACCCGACAGCATCAGCCCGCCGTCCCGGTCGGGGCCGAGGGTCGCGAAGAGATTGGCCTTGCTCCCGCTCTCGTCGGGCAGCAGCTCGACCCGCGCGCCCGCCGCCTCGAGCCGGTCGGCGATATAGCCGGTCGCGGCGAGGTTGCTGCGGGAGGAGACCGTGTCGAAGGCGACGAGATCGCGCAGGATCCCGCGGCAGCGCGTCAGATCCGTCATCGTCACGCCTTCACGAACAGTTCGCGCGGGACGTCGCAGAGGCATTCGGCGGGGCCGTCCTCGCGGATGAGGATCGTCTCCGTGGTCTCCATGCCCCAGCCGTCCATCCACAATCCCGGCATGAAATGAAAGGTCATTCCCGGTTCCAGCACGGTTTCGTCGAAGGCCCGCAGGCTCACCGTGTGTTCGCCCCAGTCCGGCGGATAGGACAGGCCGACGGCATAGCCGCAGCGGTTCGGCCGTTCGATCCCGACCTTCAGGAGCTCCGCGTCGAGCGCGCGGGCGATGTCGCAGGCGCGGTTGCCGGGGCGGGCAACCTCGATGCCGGCATTCAGCCCCTCGGTCAGGGCCTGGGCCGCGTCGACCATGTAATGCGGCGGCTTGCCGAAGAAGATCGTCCGGCAGAGCGGGGCATGGTAGCGCCGGTAGCAGCCCGACTGCTCGATGAAGGTCGCCTCGCCCGTCTTCAGCGCTTCGCCGTTCCAGGTGAGATGCGGGGCGGAGGCGTCCGCGCCGGAGGGCACCAGCGGCACGATGGCGGGATAATCGCCCCAGCTGTCGTGTTCGCCCTGCACCGAGGTGCGGAACAATTCGCCGACGAGGTCGTGCTTGCGCAGGCCGGGTTCCGCGATCTCCATCGCCCGGCCGATCACCAGTTCGGAAATCCGCGCGGCCCGGCGCATGAAGTCGAGCTCCTCGGCGGACTTGATCAGCCGGTTCCAGTTCACCAGCGTCGAGGCATCGACGAACTCCGCCTCCGGCAGGCCGTCGACCAGCACGGCAAAGGCGCGGGCGGTGAAATAATAGGTCTCCATTTCCAGGCCGATGCGCTTGTCGCCATAGCCCATGATGCGCAGGTGGGAGGCGAGATCCTCCATCGGGTGAATGTCGGCGGCCTGCACGTAGCGGTCGGCGTAATGGAGGATCCGGTCCTCCGCCATCCAGACGGTGCGCCGCGCGCCGTTGGCATCCTGCATCCGGCCCCACCACCAGGGCTCGCCGTCCATGGGCAGAATGACGCCCTGATGCACATAAAATGACCAGCCGTCATATCCGGTCAGCCAGTTCTGGTTCGACGGGTTGGTGACGAAGAGCACGTCGATGCCCGCCTCCGCCATGGCCTGTCGGGTCAGGCGGAGGCGCCGGTCGTATTCGGATTGGCTGAAAGGCGGGGTCTGGGCGGGCATATGGGCTTTGCTTTCTGAATGTTGTGCACAACGAGGGAGGGCATGGCCGGGCACTATGCCGAAAAACTCCGGAATTTCCGCAATAAAGCCGGACCGGCAACCTTGACTCTGGGAGGTTTCGGGTGATGTTGTGCACAACATTGAGTGTGCACGGGAATGCCCGTCAACAAAAAACAACCGGGAGAAAGTCATGAAGAAGACGATCAGAACCGCTGTGGCCACCGGCCTCGCCCTTGGCGTGAGCGCGACCGCGCTGATGGCCGGACCGCTGACGGACCGGATTGAAGCGGGCGAGCCGATCCGCATCGGGTTCGCCAACGAGGTGCCCTGGGCCTATCCGGGGGAGGACGGCGCGGCCGAAGGCTTCGTCAACGCCTATGTGATCGGCGTGCTCGGCGAGATGGGCTATGACAATATCGAACCCGTGGTGACCGAATGGGGCGGCCTCGTGCCCGGCCTCAACGCCGGCCGCTTCGACATCATCACCGGCGGGATGTATATCCTCGGCTCGCGCTGCGAGAACGTGACCTTCTCCGAACCGATGGCGAAGGTGGGCGACGCCTTCATCGTGCCCGCCGGCAATCCGAAGAGCCTCAACAATTACGAACAGCTCGCCGAGGCCGACGCGACGTTCGTCACCGGGGCGGGGTACAACCAGATCGAGGCCGCCGAGCGCGGCGGGCTTCCCGACTCCAACGTGATGACCGTGCCCGGCCCGACCGAGATCCTCGCTGCCGTGCGCGCGGGCCGCGCCGATGCGGGCGGGGTGACCTATTTCACCGCGCTCAACCTTGCCGAACAGTCCGGCGGCGACGTGGAGGTGTCGGACGTCAGCCAGCTTCCCGACTGGACCCAGAGCTGGGTCGGGGTCGGCTTCCGCGACGACGATGCCGATTTCGTGGAGCAGTTCAACGCCGCGCAGGCCGACTACCTCGGCACGGAGGCGATGATGGAGGCCGTCGCGCCCTACGGCTATGCCGAGGGCAACCTGCCGGGCGAGATGACCACCGCGGAAGCCTGCGAGACGAAGTGATCCGCAACGGTCCGTGCGGGAGGCCCCGCGCGGACCGACAAAGCGCGGATCGGAAGCACCGTTTCCGGTCTGCGTTTTCCATTCCCCGCCAGCCTCGGAGACGCCGTTGAGCCTTTGGGACTTCATCGCGGCCTACTGGCCGGACTTCCTGAACGGGACGGCCGTCACCGCCGCCCAGTTCCTTCTCGCCACCCTGCTCGCCATCCTCATCGCGCTCGTCGCGGGGCTGATGAAACTGTCGTCCAACCGCCTCGCCCATGGCGCCGCGGTGGTCTATATCGAGATCTTTCGCGGCACCTCGCTCCTGGTCCAGCTCTACTGGATCTTCTTCGTGCTCCCGTTCTTCGGCATCACGCTCGAGAAATTCACCGCCGGTTTCGTCGCGGTGGGCATGAACCTCGGCGCCTACGGGGCCGAACTCGTGCGCGGCGGCATCCAGTCCGTGCCCAAGGGGCAATGGGAGGCGGCCTATGCGCTCTCGATGAGCCCGGCGACGCGGATGCGCCGGATCATCCTGCCGCAGGCGCTCGTCAACATGCTGCCGCCCTGGGGCAACCTCCTGATCGAACTGCTGAAGAACACCGCGCTCGTCGCCCTGATCTCCGTCACCGACCTGATGTTCGTCTCCAAGCAGATCAACGGCTCCACCTTCCTCTCGGCGCAGTCCTTCGGCCTCGCGCTCATCATCTACTACATCCTCGCGCGCTTTGTCGTGACCCCCTTCATGCGGGGGCTCGAACGGGTCATGCGCCGCAAGCTGGGGAGGGGCTGAGCCATGGGCTTCGAATGGAAATGGGATTTCACCTTCGAGATCCTGCCGCGCCTCCTGGCGGCCACGCTCAACACGCTGATGGCGGCGGGGATCGGCTATGGCATCGCCATCCTGCTCGGCCTCGTCTTCGCGCTCGCGCAGCGCACGCCCTCCCGCGTCCTGACCTTCGTGGTGCGGGAATTCGTCGAATTCGTGCGCTCCACGCCGCTGATCCTCCAGATCTTCTTCGTCTATTACGTCGGGCCGCAATTCGGCATCCGGCTCGGTCCCTGGGTCGCGGGGATGATCGCCATCGGCCTGCACTATTCGGCCTACCTGTCGGAGGTCTATCGCGGGGGCCTCGAAAGCGTGCCGAAGGGCCAGTGGGAGGCCTGCACCGCGCTCAACATGTCGACGGCGAAAGCCTATCGCCGGATCATCTTCCCGCAGGCGATCCCGCCCGCGCTCGCCGGGATGGGCAATTACCTCGTCGGGATCTTCAAGGACACGCCGATGCTTTCGGTGATCGGCGTCGCGGAACTGATGCACACCGCCAATGCCATCGGGTCGGAAAGCTATCGCTTCCTCGAACCCTACACGCTGGTCGGGGTGATCTTCCTCGCCATCTCCCTTCCCACCGCCGCACTGATCCGCGTCTTCGAGACGCGCGTGCGCCGCAAACTCGGACTGAAATGATGGAAGACATGTCGCGCTACCCGCTGGAACTGACCGGCGACGATACCCCCATGGTCCGCTTCATGAACGTGACCAAGCGCTATGGCGAGCTGACCGTGCTCGACCATCTCGACCTCGACGTGGCCGAGGGCGAGATGGTGACGATCATCGGCCCCTCGGGCTCCGGCAAGACCACGGTGCTGCGGATGCTGATGACGCTCGAGACGATCAACGAGGGCGTGATCTATGTGGACGGAAAGCCGCTGACCCATATGGAAAAGAACGGCGCGCTCGTGCCCGCCTCGCCGAAATACCTGCGCCGGATGCGCAGCCAGATCGGCATGTGTTTCCAGCATTTCAACCTGTTTCCGCACATGACCGCGCTCGGGAACTGCATGGAGGGGCCGGTGCAGGTCCTCGGCATGCCGAAGGCGGAGGCGCGGGCGCGCTCCGAGGAGCTGCTCGAACTCGTGGGGATGGCCGACAAGATGGACCAGCACCCCTCGCGCCTGTCCGGCGGGCAGCAGCAGCGCGTCGCCATCGCCCGCGCGCTCGCGATGCGTCCGAAGGTCATGCTCTTCGACGAGGTGACCTCCGCGCTCGATCCCGAGGTGATCGGGGAGGTGACGAACGTGATCCGCGATCTGGTGGACGCGCACAACCTGACGATGCTCATGGTCACGCACCAGATGGGATTTGCCAAGGACATCTCCGACCGGGTCTGTTTCTTCTACGATGGCGCCATCGAGGAACAGGGCGCGCCCGAGGATCTGTTCGGCAATCCGCAGCGGGAGCGCACGCAGCAATTCCTGAGCGCGGTCAAGGAAGCCGACTGATGGTCGTGCTGGCGGATATCCTTTCTGCCGCGAAGACGATCCGGGGTGTCGCCGATGCCACCCCCATGGTGCCCTCCGCGACGGATGTGGGCGGCACGCTCTGGCTCAAGCTCGAGACCTGCCAGCCGATCGGCGCCTTCAAGCTGCGCGGGGCGGTGAACGCGCTCGCGCATCTGCCGGAGGGGGCGGCGGGCGTGGTGTGCTGTTCCACCGGCAATCACGGGCGTGGCGTCGCCTGGGCGGCGCGGGAGCGCGGGCTGCGCGCCGTCGTCTGCATCTCCGCCCTCGTGCCGGAGGCGAAGGTCGCGGGCATCCGCGCCCTCGGTGCCGAGGTGCATGTCGCGGGCCGCTCGCAGGACGATGCGCAGCGCGAGGCCGACCGGCGTGCCCGCGCCGAAGGGCTCGTCGCGATCCCGCCCTTCGACGACCCGCATGTGATCGCGGGGCAGGGGACCATCGCGCTCGAGATGCTGGCGCAGCGCCCCGAGATCGACACGCTCCTCATCCCGCTTTCGGGGGGCGGGCTCGCCGCCGGGATGGCCGTGGCGGCGCGCGCGATCAGGCCGGAGATCCGCCTCCTCGGCATCACGATGGAGCGCGGGGCGGCGATGGCCGCCTCCCTCGCGGCGGGCCATCCGGTCGCGGTCGAGGAGGTGGCGAGCCTCGCCGACAGCCTCGGCGGCGGGATCGGGCGGGAGAACCGGCATACGTTCGCGCTGTGCCGCGACCTTCTGGATGCGGTGGTCTGCGTCAGCGAAGACGAGATCTACCGCGCGATGCAGGCGCTCTACCACGAGGACCGCCTGGTGGCCGAAGGCGCCGCCGTCGTCGGCCTCGCCGCGCTCATGGCCGGAAAACTCGCCCCCTCGCCGGCGATGGCAACCGTCCTCACCGGGCGCAACCCCGACATGGCGCAGTTCACCCGTGTGATCTCCGGCGGGGATGTGGTTCTGGGCGCGGTGACGGTGAAAGGTGTGCGCCATGGCTGAGGTTCCCGTGCTGACCGAGGCGCAGTTGCGCGAGGCCGTGACCCTCGATGCCGCGCTGGTGGACGCGATCGAGGACGGCTTTCGCGCGCTGGCCGCGGGCGGGGTGGTGATGCCGCCGGTGGTGTCGATGGCCATCGCGGCGCATCGGGGCGAGGTGGACGTGAAGACGGCCTATGTGCCCGGCCTGGACGGATTCGCGATCAAGGTGTCGCCGGGATTCTTCGACAATCCGGCGCAGGGCCTGCCGAGCCTCACGGGGCTGATGGTCCTGCTCTCGGCTCGGACGGGGATGACGCAGGCGGTCTTCCTCGACAACGGGTATCTCACCGACCTGCGCACCGCGGCCGCCGGGGCCGTCGCCGCACGGCACCTCGCGCCGGCGACGGTGGAGACGGCGGGTGTCATCGGCACCGGCGTGCAGGCGCGGCTCCAGATGCGGGCCGCCTTTCTCGAACGGCCGTTCCGCCACGGCCTGGTCTGGGGGCGGGACAGGGAAAAGGCGGTGAAATGCGCCGCCGATCTCAGCGGGTCGCTGGGCATCGGAGTGGATGTCGCGACGGATGTGGTGCAGCTCGTCGCGCGAAGCCAGCTTGTCGTGACCGCCACCCCCTCGACCGCCCCGCTGATCA
The nucleotide sequence above comes from Celeribacter indicus. Encoded proteins:
- the ehuC gene encoding ectoine/hydroxyectoine ABC transporter permease subunit EhuC — its product is MSLWDFIAAYWPDFLNGTAVTAAQFLLATLLAILIALVAGLMKLSSNRLAHGAAVVYIEIFRGTSLLVQLYWIFFVLPFFGITLEKFTAGFVAVGMNLGAYGAELVRGGIQSVPKGQWEAAYALSMSPATRMRRIILPQALVNMLPPWGNLLIELLKNTALVALISVTDLMFVSKQINGSTFLSAQSFGLALIIYYILARFVVTPFMRGLERVMRRKLGRG
- the eutB gene encoding hydroxyectoine utilization dehydratase EutB: MVVLADILSAAKTIRGVADATPMVPSATDVGGTLWLKLETCQPIGAFKLRGAVNALAHLPEGAAGVVCCSTGNHGRGVAWAARERGLRAVVCISALVPEAKVAGIRALGAEVHVAGRSQDDAQREADRRARAEGLVAIPPFDDPHVIAGQGTIALEMLAQRPEIDTLLIPLSGGGLAAGMAVAARAIRPEIRLLGITMERGAAMAASLAAGHPVAVEEVASLADSLGGGIGRENRHTFALCRDLLDAVVCVSEDEIYRAMQALYHEDRLVAEGAAVVGLAALMAGKLAPSPAMATVLTGRNPDMAQFTRVISGGDVVLGAVTVKGVRHG
- a CDS encoding cyclodeaminase, which produces MAEVPVLTEAQLREAVTLDAALVDAIEDGFRALAAGGVVMPPVVSMAIAAHRGEVDVKTAYVPGLDGFAIKVSPGFFDNPAQGLPSLTGLMVLLSARTGMTQAVFLDNGYLTDLRTAAAGAVAARHLAPATVETAGVIGTGVQARLQMRAAFLERPFRHGLVWGRDREKAVKCAADLSGSLGIGVDVATDVVQLVARSQLVVTATPSTAPLITAEMLHDGLHITAMGADQAEKTEIAPEALAAAQLYVCDRVSQCETLGELRAARAAGLMLALPPELGQIVAGAVTGRTDPRQITICDLTGTGVQDTVIAAHVARRLAAGPAEGGPGHVA
- the ehuA gene encoding ectoine/hydroxyectoine ABC transporter ATP-binding protein EhuA; amino-acid sequence: MEDMSRYPLELTGDDTPMVRFMNVTKRYGELTVLDHLDLDVAEGEMVTIIGPSGSGKTTVLRMLMTLETINEGVIYVDGKPLTHMEKNGALVPASPKYLRRMRSQIGMCFQHFNLFPHMTALGNCMEGPVQVLGMPKAEARARSEELLELVGMADKMDQHPSRLSGGQQQRVAIARALAMRPKVMLFDEVTSALDPEVIGEVTNVIRDLVDAHNLTMLMVTHQMGFAKDISDRVCFFYDGAIEEQGAPEDLFGNPQRERTQQFLSAVKEAD
- the ehuD gene encoding ectoine/hydroxyectoine ABC transporter permease subunit EhuD; protein product: MGFEWKWDFTFEILPRLLAATLNTLMAAGIGYGIAILLGLVFALAQRTPSRVLTFVVREFVEFVRSTPLILQIFFVYYVGPQFGIRLGPWVAGMIAIGLHYSAYLSEVYRGGLESVPKGQWEACTALNMSTAKAYRRIIFPQAIPPALAGMGNYLVGIFKDTPMLSVIGVAELMHTANAIGSESYRFLEPYTLVGVIFLAISLPTAALIRVFETRVRRKLGLK